ATTTCCAAAAATTTTTTTGTTTGTTTGGTGGTTTGAGAGATAAGAGCCACCTTTTTCCCTATCTTCTTTTCATAAATTTCTTCAAGACTTCCAACCACAATAGGTTCGCTTACTGCATAGCTCATTACCCCTTGAATTTCTGGGTGGCTTACATCTCCAAAAATTACAATACTATACCCCTCTTTGCTCATCGATTCTACAATTTGCTGAGGCTTTATTACAAAAGGACAAGTTGCATCGGTAATTTTTGCATTTTTTGATTTTAAGATCTCCAAATCCTGCTTTGTAATTCCATGTGTGCGTATGATAACACTTTGATTTTGCTTTACCCTATCTGTATCATTTTCTACAAACACATTAAAATCATCTTCCAAGCGCTTAATTTCTTTACTATTATGAATTAAAGACCCAAATGTTATCGCTCCTGCACTTTTTTCAGCCAACTTAATCGCTCGTTTTACCCCAAAACAAAAACCATATTTTTTTGCTAATTTTATTTCCATTTTATCCCTTAGTAATTTTGTTTAAAATTTCCAAAAAATTTGGGAAAGAAATATCCACGCATTTAAAATTTCTAATTTCCACCCCACACTTAAGTCCCGCGATTGCAAAACTCATCGCAATACGATGATCTCCAAAACTATCTACTTTTGCGCTATAAAACTCTCCACCTTTAATGCTAAACCCATCTTCAAATTCTTCAGCTTCTATATGCATCTTTTTTAAATTTTTTACAATTGCTTGAATTCTATCTGTCTCTTTGATTCTTAATTCTTTTGCATTTTTTATGATACTTGTTCCCTTA
This region of Helicobacter sp. 'house sparrow 1' genomic DNA includes:
- a CDS encoding 4-hydroxy-3-methylbut-2-enyl diphosphate reductase; protein product: MEIKLAKKYGFCFGVKRAIKLAEKSAGAITFGSLIHNSKEIKRLEDDFNVFVENDTDRVKQNQSVIIRTHGITKQDLEILKSKNAKITDATCPFVIKPQQIVESMSKEGYSIVIFGDVSHPEIQGVMSYAVSEPIVVGSLEEIYEKKIGKKVALISQTTKQTKKFLEIADYLMQNCYETRVFNTICNATFDNQEAVRELSQEVDVMIVVGGKTSSNTKQLLNIAQIYCKDSYLVEDENDLVLDWFKGKKVCGITAGASTPDWIVKKVQDFIAKIESKDEIIP